A genomic region of Desulfosarcina ovata subsp. ovata contains the following coding sequences:
- a CDS encoding molybdopterin-dependent oxidoreductase, with amino-acid sequence MKRVVNTLCFMCSVRCPIQVEVENNQVLRIRGNPHVPAMNGGICPKAAAAIAGLNDNQRVRFPLIRTGERGSGQWKRVSWTEALDYTADRCKDIFDKYGAKSSIYCERANLMSDISKSFQKAIGSPNHFTHDTVCKGSINTACRSIIGYTDGQINADWTNAKHVVLYGRNVFESIEIKAMNSFISALENGTKLTYIDPRVTITAAKATDYKMIRPGGDLALNYALMHVIIEEKLYDAQYVRRWVEGFEELCSFVIPYTPQWAEKETGILAEEIVSLAREVSKVKPAVVFHYGYRGSHHPTETYFRRSILILNALMGSIESKGGLFIKKGLKDAGYKAGLKTFSSQKFPEMEDTRRFDGCGQDKFPIADPAHGVGFMLPHAILNEDPYPIKVLFAFRYDPLLSNPDYNTNLKALKKLDLIVASDVNFGGTTALADVVLPESFFLERSDPLQMGSSLKPAINRRTACVGPRFDTKPMWWIVKQLADRLGAGHYFPYETAEDIWNYQLTDLDIKIEDFDETGFVSLSDKAIWWDRNDGIKFKTPSAKIEVLSNLMESHGIPSLPPYEALDEKPGAFRLMCGRCVAHTNVMTQNNLYLNHLVPENRLWINDRRAKELGITNNDRILVESKAGKGEMCAYVTDMIHPEAAFMLHGFGHVEVDSKRSYGKGASDALFQERLHDKIGGSPALDHSWITVTKI; translated from the coding sequence ATGAAAAGAGTCGTTAATACGCTTTGCTTTATGTGTTCTGTACGCTGCCCGATCCAGGTAGAGGTGGAAAATAATCAGGTACTCCGCATACGGGGCAACCCCCATGTGCCGGCCATGAACGGCGGCATCTGCCCTAAGGCGGCTGCGGCCATTGCCGGCCTGAACGACAACCAGCGGGTGCGTTTTCCCCTGATTCGTACCGGTGAGCGGGGTTCAGGCCAGTGGAAACGGGTGAGTTGGACGGAAGCGCTTGATTATACGGCCGACCGATGCAAGGATATTTTCGACAAGTACGGGGCCAAGAGTTCCATTTACTGTGAACGGGCCAACCTGATGTCCGATATTTCCAAATCTTTTCAAAAGGCTATCGGCTCACCGAACCATTTCACCCACGACACGGTCTGCAAGGGGTCCATCAACACGGCCTGCCGCTCGATTATCGGATATACAGACGGCCAGATCAACGCCGACTGGACCAATGCCAAACACGTGGTCCTCTATGGCCGCAATGTTTTCGAATCCATCGAAATCAAGGCCATGAACAGCTTTATTTCGGCCCTGGAAAATGGGACGAAGCTGACCTACATCGATCCGCGGGTAACGATTACGGCGGCCAAGGCCACCGATTATAAAATGATTCGTCCCGGCGGTGACCTGGCCCTCAATTATGCCCTGATGCACGTCATCATCGAGGAAAAACTCTACGATGCCCAGTATGTGAGACGATGGGTGGAAGGGTTCGAAGAGTTGTGCAGCTTTGTCATCCCCTATACGCCCCAATGGGCCGAGAAAGAAACCGGAATTTTAGCAGAGGAGATCGTGAGTCTGGCCCGAGAAGTCAGCAAGGTCAAGCCGGCGGTGGTTTTCCATTACGGCTATCGCGGCTCTCACCACCCCACGGAAACGTACTTTCGCCGTTCGATCCTGATACTGAATGCACTGATGGGCAGTATCGAAAGCAAGGGAGGCCTCTTTATTAAAAAAGGTCTCAAGGACGCAGGCTACAAGGCCGGATTAAAGACCTTCTCATCTCAGAAGTTTCCGGAAATGGAGGACACGCGCCGCTTTGACGGGTGCGGCCAGGACAAGTTCCCCATTGCCGATCCGGCCCATGGCGTCGGTTTCATGCTGCCCCATGCGATTCTGAACGAGGACCCCTATCCGATCAAGGTGTTGTTTGCCTTCCGCTACGACCCGCTGCTATCCAACCCGGACTATAACACCAATCTCAAGGCGCTCAAGAAGCTGGACCTGATCGTGGCCAGCGACGTCAACTTCGGGGGCACCACCGCTTTGGCGGATGTGGTGTTGCCCGAATCGTTCTTTCTGGAGCGTTCCGATCCGCTGCAGATGGGATCCAGCTTGAAACCGGCCATCAACCGCCGGACCGCCTGCGTCGGACCGCGTTTCGATACCAAGCCGATGTGGTGGATTGTCAAGCAGCTGGCCGACCGTCTGGGCGCCGGTCATTATTTCCCCTATGAAACCGCGGAAGATATATGGAATTACCAGCTGACGGATCTGGACATCAAAATCGAGGATTTCGACGAGACCGGTTTCGTGTCTCTGAGCGACAAGGCGATCTGGTGGGACCGCAACGACGGGATCAAGTTCAAGACGCCTTCCGCCAAGATCGAAGTTCTTTCTAACCTGATGGAAAGCCATGGGATTCCCTCGCTGCCGCCCTATGAAGCGCTGGATGAGAAGCCGGGGGCCTTCAGACTGATGTGTGGCCGGTGCGTGGCCCACACGAACGTAATGACCCAGAACAATCTCTATCTCAACCACCTGGTTCCCGAAAATCGGCTCTGGATCAACGACCGGCGCGCCAAGGAACTGGGAATTACCAACAACGACCGCATCCTCGTGGAATCCAAGGCCGGCAAGGGTGAAATGTGCGCATATGTCACCGACATGATCCACCCCGAAGCCGCGTTCATGCTCCATGGGTTCGGCCATGTGGAGGTCGACAGCAAGCGCAGCTACGGGAAGGGAGCATCCGATGCACTCTTTCAAGAGCGTCTCCACGACAAAATCGGCGGCAGTCCGGCCCTGGACCATAGTTGGATCACGGTTACGAAAATTTGA
- a CDS encoding helix-turn-helix domain-containing protein, with protein sequence MEDDRQMDLALWRYGIISPLLHRDANDVQLWEMLTVISANHYIHPHDGRHITMSAEAIRKWLYRFNHGGLSALGNKQRSDKGTHDVPAPLANEMFELRLAHPRWTLSLMLRELVERQLWDETRPSRSTLYRFARNNNLMRDPQLNTVEVVRPFEFDKFGQMWTGDFMHGPNPSFPLEFNIYCNF encoded by the coding sequence ATGGAAGACGACAGGCAAATGGATCTGGCATTGTGGCGCTACGGGATTATCAGCCCGCTTTTGCACCGGGATGCCAACGATGTTCAGCTATGGGAAATGCTGACTGTCATATCTGCAAACCATTACATCCATCCCCATGACGGTCGCCACATCACCATGTCCGCCGAAGCCATTCGAAAATGGCTGTACCGGTTCAATCACGGCGGGCTCAGCGCGCTTGGCAACAAACAGCGATCCGACAAAGGCACGCACGATGTGCCGGCACCCCTTGCCAACGAGATGTTTGAACTCCGGCTGGCACATCCCCGCTGGACCCTGTCACTGATGCTTCGGGAACTGGTCGAGCGCCAATTATGGGACGAAACCCGTCCGAGCCGCTCCACGTTGTATCGATTCGCCCGGAATAACAACCTGATGCGCGATCCCCAGCTTAACACCGTGGAAGTGGTTCGTCCGTTTGAATTCGATAAATTCGGTCAGATGTGGACCGGAGACTTCATGCATGGTCCTAACCCATCTTTTCCGCTTGAATTTAATATTTACTGTAATTTCTAA
- a CDS encoding IS1634 family transposase yields MTIGVFSVIQDGMYIRRTTIKSKKDGETYFTHRLVESVRVGNKVKQRTIINLGKNFPFPREQWPDIACRVEGIINGQSSLFKLPEKIEQAAQHYAAQIIQTRSSQNNNTDKNDSIDAPDYRLIDIDSLELIRPRSVSIEHVSHETFLKLQLDKIFEGLGYNNHQIAAAIGSIVGRMAVPGSELSTHYWLQNRSGLGELIGYDYESMSLKRIYEISDRIYKDKEAIERHLYNRERFLFGFEEIITLYDLTNTFFEGSCKYNELGKHGKSKEKRSDCPLVTLALVLDSSGFPRRSKIFSGNVSEPSTLEEMISSLNKPSESSLEDDKQMSVFDKKKPVVVMDAGIATNDNVQWLQANHYRYLVVSRKRYREFDHDKAVEVKRDKDYIVKAYKKYVKETEETEIYCHSSEREKKDQSIQNRFSERFEADLKSLNDGLNQKGRLKIYEKVVEKVGRLKQKYTKAAKNYEITIHKDKGSKKATKITWKIKKNSDSSDSNPGVYCLRTNLNDLDETILWRTYTMLTDLEAVFRSLKSELGLRPVFHQITRRVKGHLFITLLAYHHVHTIRFRLKENGIHTSWSDLRKELDGQNRTTAVMRSKNGETIHVRKSTKAESRQLKIYDALGVPHSPGKVVKYEV; encoded by the coding sequence TTGACAATCGGTGTTTTTTCTGTAATTCAAGATGGCATGTATATCCGACGAACAACAATTAAGAGCAAAAAAGATGGCGAAACATATTTCACTCATCGCCTTGTTGAATCAGTTAGAGTTGGAAATAAGGTGAAGCAGCGCACTATTATAAATCTCGGTAAAAATTTTCCTTTTCCACGAGAACAATGGCCAGATATTGCTTGTCGTGTTGAGGGAATTATTAATGGTCAATCAAGTTTGTTTAAATTGCCGGAAAAAATTGAGCAAGCCGCACAGCATTATGCTGCACAAATCATACAAACCCGGTCGAGTCAAAACAACAATACAGACAAAAACGATAGTATAGATGCCCCCGATTACCGTTTGATTGATATCGATAGTCTTGAACTTATAAGACCGCGTAGCGTTAGTATTGAACATGTATCACATGAAACATTTCTCAAATTACAATTGGATAAAATATTTGAAGGTCTTGGATATAATAATCATCAAATAGCAGCTGCAATCGGAAGTATAGTTGGTCGAATGGCGGTTCCCGGCAGTGAGTTATCAACGCATTACTGGCTGCAAAATCGAAGCGGTTTAGGCGAATTAATCGGCTATGACTATGAAAGTATGTCGCTAAAACGAATCTATGAAATATCTGACCGTATTTACAAAGACAAAGAAGCGATTGAAAGGCATTTATACAACCGAGAACGTTTTTTGTTTGGTTTTGAAGAAATAATTACACTTTATGATTTGACAAACACATTTTTTGAGGGAAGCTGTAAGTATAATGAACTTGGCAAGCATGGAAAATCAAAAGAAAAACGCTCAGACTGTCCCTTGGTAACTTTGGCTTTAGTTTTGGACAGTAGCGGCTTTCCAAGAAGAAGTAAAATATTTTCCGGAAACGTTAGTGAGCCATCAACACTGGAAGAAATGATTTCAAGCTTGAATAAACCATCAGAAAGTTCATTAGAAGACGATAAGCAGATGAGTGTTTTTGATAAAAAGAAACCAGTTGTCGTAATGGATGCCGGGATAGCAACAAACGATAATGTACAATGGTTGCAGGCGAATCATTACCGATACCTTGTTGTCAGCAGGAAAAGATATAGAGAATTTGATCATGATAAAGCTGTTGAAGTAAAAAGAGATAAGGATTACATTGTTAAAGCGTACAAAAAATATGTCAAGGAAACAGAAGAGACTGAAATTTATTGTCATTCAAGTGAGCGAGAAAAAAAGGATCAGAGCATTCAAAATCGATTTTCAGAAAGATTTGAAGCAGACTTAAAATCATTGAACGATGGTTTAAATCAAAAAGGTCGGCTAAAGATTTATGAGAAGGTTGTTGAAAAAGTAGGACGGCTGAAACAAAAATATACCAAAGCTGCTAAAAATTATGAGATTACCATCCATAAAGATAAAGGATCAAAGAAGGCGACAAAGATTACCTGGAAGATAAAAAAAAATTCTGACTCTTCAGATTCAAATCCAGGCGTTTATTGTTTGAGAACAAACTTGAACGATCTGGATGAAACTATTCTTTGGCGTACATATACGATGTTGACTGATCTTGAAGCTGTATTTCGAAGTTTAAAATCGGAGTTGGGTTTACGGCCGGTGTTTCATCAAATAACGAGGAGAGTAAAAGGACATCTCTTTATCACATTATTAGCTTATCACCACGTTCATACAATCAGGTTTAGACTTAAAGAAAATGGGATTCATACAAGTTGGTCCGATTTGAGAAAAGAATTAGACGGCCAAAATCGAACAACAGCAGTAATGAGAAGTAAAAATGGCGAGACAATACATGTTAGAAAAAGCACAAAAGCAGAGTCTCGTCAACTAAAAATTTATGATGCACTGGGTGTGCCTCATAGTCCAGGAAAAGTGGTAAAATATGAGGTATAA
- a CDS encoding ATP-binding protein, translated as MYQLFLNTFLNAIHAITSVGTITVQKRVTTYWKTGGNLNPMMCVSIGDNGGGLDPFQEKKIFERFESSRPGGSGLGLSICKDIITIHNGTMDLKSEVGKGTTVNYYFPITFE; from the coding sequence ATTTATCAATTGTTTTTGAACACTTTTTTAAACGCCATACATGCCATCACGTCTGTGGGCACGATTACGGTGCAAAAACGCGTTACCACCTATTGGAAGACCGGGGGCAATTTAAACCCGATGATGTGCGTTTCTATTGGGGATAACGGTGGCGGTCTGGATCCATTCCAGGAAAAGAAGATATTCGAGCGATTTGAAAGCTCCCGGCCGGGAGGATCCGGTCTGGGGTTGTCCATATGCAAGGATATTATTACCATCCATAACGGAACGATGGATTTAAAAAGCGAAGTCGGTAAAGGAACGACGGTAAATTATTACTTTCCTATCACTTTCGAGTAA
- a CDS encoding sigma-54-dependent transcriptional regulator, which translates to MDLNRSILIVDDEESIRTYLAMDLEQDGYEVHKAENGRKGMGLLTKIHVDVVLLDLNLGDINGIEILREIQRLDIQVVPIVITAYGDIRSAVEAMKLSAFDYITKPFDADDIKIVIEKAFKFIGLENHINLLERQVDQFQYGELITCSSKMKDMLQLAEKVSATDSTILIHGETGTGKELVSSFIHRKSARNDKPFVTIDCTSLPENLMESELFGHEKGAFTGAINLKRGLFEVANEGTVFLNEIGELPSVLQSKILRVLESRTFRRIGSEKYLMTDVRVVAATNRNLGKMVEQGTFRSDLYYRLNVVPIEIPPLRERKEDIMPLVESFVAKLNKRVGKSISSVSNGAADLLLQYQWPGNIRELKNVVEHMVITCNGDHIGLNEISSEIKASATVECFNNFDFSCDEKCEIWPDFQTKKKEIIQNFEKSYALGLLKKNAYNISQCARDAQMHRSSFQRLMRKYDL; encoded by the coding sequence TTGGACTTAAATCGAAGTATATTAATCGTTGACGACGAAGAGAGTATTCGCACCTATCTGGCCATGGATCTGGAGCAGGACGGCTACGAAGTCCATAAGGCTGAGAATGGCCGCAAAGGGATGGGGTTGCTGACCAAAATTCATGTCGATGTCGTTTTGCTAGATTTGAACCTTGGAGATATCAACGGTATAGAGATCCTGCGCGAAATACAGCGGTTGGATATTCAGGTCGTGCCTATTGTCATCACCGCCTACGGTGATATCCGTAGTGCGGTAGAGGCCATGAAGCTGAGTGCTTTCGACTATATTACCAAACCGTTCGATGCCGATGATATTAAAATCGTCATCGAAAAAGCGTTTAAGTTCATCGGCCTGGAAAACCATATCAATTTGCTGGAACGGCAGGTGGATCAGTTTCAATACGGTGAATTGATTACCTGTAGTTCAAAAATGAAGGACATGCTGCAACTCGCCGAAAAAGTGTCTGCTACGGACTCCACGATCTTGATCCATGGTGAAACCGGCACCGGTAAGGAACTGGTGTCAAGTTTTATTCATCGTAAAAGCGCGCGAAATGATAAACCGTTTGTAACCATCGATTGCACATCGCTACCTGAGAATTTAATGGAAAGCGAGTTGTTCGGCCATGAAAAAGGTGCCTTTACGGGTGCCATCAATTTGAAACGGGGACTGTTTGAAGTCGCCAATGAAGGCACTGTTTTTCTTAATGAAATTGGCGAGTTACCTTCGGTCCTGCAATCAAAAATCCTAAGAGTCCTGGAATCCCGGACGTTCCGACGAATCGGATCCGAAAAATATCTGATGACGGATGTGCGCGTCGTTGCCGCGACGAACCGCAACTTGGGAAAAATGGTAGAGCAAGGGACTTTCCGAAGTGATCTGTACTATCGGCTGAATGTCGTCCCAATAGAAATACCACCTTTACGCGAACGTAAAGAAGACATCATGCCCCTGGTTGAAAGTTTTGTGGCAAAGCTCAATAAGCGTGTCGGCAAAAGCATATCTTCGGTTTCCAACGGGGCGGCTGATTTGTTGCTACAATACCAGTGGCCGGGAAATATTCGTGAATTAAAAAATGTAGTCGAGCACATGGTCATCACGTGCAATGGAGATCATATCGGCCTGAATGAAATCTCATCGGAAATTAAGGCCTCCGCCACGGTTGAGTGTTTCAATAATTTCGACTTTTCATGTGATGAAAAATGTGAAATTTGGCCTGACTTTCAAACCAAGAAAAAAGAGATCATTCAAAATTTTGAGAAGAGCTATGCGCTTGGACTGCTCAAGAAGAATGCATATAACATCTCCCAATGTGCCCGGGATGCTCAAATGCACCGCAGTAGCTTTCAGAGATTGATGCGCAAGTATGATCTTTGA
- a CDS encoding HAD-IIA family hydrolase: MKAVREKSGFICDMDGVIYHGDALLPKALEFVNWLEAEKKDYLFLTNNSQRSREELHQKLRRLGIEVDAMRFYTAALATASFLANQCPNGSAYVIGDAGLTNALYQAGFSMNDVDPDYVVVGETSSYSFEKVSHAINLVLAGARLVGTNPDLVLPMGHKRYPGCGSLIAPIELATGRQAYFMGKPNPLMIRHALRCLACTREETVFIGDSMETDIIAGINSEVDTALVLSGTTAKEDLDLYSYRPRYVLNSVGDILD, encoded by the coding sequence ATGAAAGCGGTGCGCGAAAAATCGGGCTTCATTTGCGACATGGATGGTGTGATTTACCACGGAGACGCCCTTTTGCCTAAGGCCCTCGAATTTGTAAACTGGCTCGAAGCCGAAAAAAAAGACTACCTGTTTCTCACCAACAACAGCCAGCGCTCCCGTGAAGAATTGCATCAGAAACTTCGCCGCCTGGGGATTGAAGTCGATGCGATGCGTTTTTATACTGCTGCACTGGCCACCGCGAGCTTTCTGGCGAACCAGTGCCCCAATGGAAGCGCCTATGTCATCGGTGATGCCGGCCTCACAAATGCACTGTACCAAGCAGGCTTTTCAATGAACGACGTCGATCCTGATTACGTCGTTGTGGGGGAAACCAGTTCGTACTCCTTTGAGAAAGTCTCTCACGCCATAAACCTGGTTCTTGCCGGGGCGAGGTTGGTTGGCACCAACCCTGACTTGGTTTTACCAATGGGCCACAAGCGGTATCCGGGTTGTGGCTCGCTTATTGCGCCCATTGAGTTGGCCACCGGACGTCAAGCTTATTTTATGGGCAAACCCAACCCGCTCATGATACGTCATGCATTGAGATGCTTGGCGTGTACCCGGGAAGAGACGGTATTCATCGGCGATTCGATGGAAACGGACATCATTGCTGGCATTAATTCCGAGGTAGATACGGCACTGGTCCTTAGCGGTACCACAGCAAAAGAAGATTTAGACCTATATTCTTATCGCCCCCGCTATGTATTGAATAGCGTGGGTGACATACTCGATTAA
- a CDS encoding flavodoxin domain-containing protein, with amino-acid sequence MLRVLVVNNSLKGATTTIGEFVGEGLTESKIEVHVKDVPTIEKESDLAGYDAYVFGSATYHGEMLPQMKRLLFLAEKVNLRGKVGGAFGAFGWSGEAPDRIFNTMYHILGMDLNNGLYPAS; translated from the coding sequence ATGCTTCGCGTACTCGTGGTTAACAACAGCTTAAAAGGCGCGACAACGACCATCGGTGAGTTTGTTGGAGAGGGCCTGACCGAATCCAAAATTGAGGTGCATGTAAAAGATGTCCCAACGATAGAGAAAGAGTCGGATCTGGCCGGTTACGACGCATACGTCTTTGGCTCCGCAACCTATCACGGCGAGATGCTGCCACAAATGAAGCGCCTCCTGTTCCTTGCCGAGAAGGTGAATTTAAGGGGCAAGGTCGGAGGTGCCTTCGGTGCCTTCGGCTGGAGTGGTGAAGCACCGGATCGGATTTTTAATACCATGTACCACATCCTGGGGATGGACCTTAATAATGGCCTTTATCCGGCTTCTTAA
- a CDS encoding transposase, giving the protein MSAEVARRLGVSENNVNRWVRQYRDNSEKTSTDGLTREQMEEELERLRKENKRLEMEREILKKAAAFFANESK; this is encoded by the coding sequence ATTAGTGCCGAAGTCGCCCGCCGTCTTGGCGTCAGCGAAAACAACGTCAACCGGTGGGTCCGACAATACCGGGATAATAGCGAAAAAACATCCACAGACGGTCTGACCCGCGAACAAATGGAAGAAGAACTCGAGCGTTTGCGAAAGGAGAACAAACGGCTTGAGATGGAGCGCGAAATCTTAAAAAAGGCGGCGGCCTTCTTTGCCAACGAGTCGAAGTGA